A window of the Leptolyngbya iicbica LK genome harbors these coding sequences:
- a CDS encoding lipid-A-disaccharide synthase-related protein, with translation MVGRLLCISNGHGEDAIALRILSELRSRHPTVDLAALPLVGEGTSFQKQQIPLIAATKTLPSGGFIYMDSRQLARDLKGGLVQLTLRQLKALKQWAREEGTVLAVGDVIPAAFAWWSGLPYAVIGTAKSAYYLRDEQGPLADLPWYAGWAGSMYLPWERWLMSRDRCRAAIVRDELTRVELQQLGVPQVFAGNPMMDGLAATPQLVALQPENPESLTVALLPGSRSPEAYDNWQIIVTAMDSVLRQFAPRAIQFLGAIAPALDLTPLRSALAAAHWQPDPQHPETQFTQANGRVILTQTAYADCLQAADAAIAMAGTATEQFVGLGKPAFITPGAGPQFNPTFAQLQTRLLGPSVILVPCAADIGSALADVLADRDRLDTIRHNGQRRMGPPGAAAAIAQRLAEQLLQLPEPSTEATVAPTGPESAEV, from the coding sequence ATGGTTGGTCGGCTGCTGTGCATTAGTAATGGTCATGGGGAAGATGCGATCGCGCTTCGCATCCTTTCTGAGTTGCGATCGCGCCATCCAACCGTGGACCTTGCCGCCCTCCCTCTGGTCGGCGAGGGGACGTCATTTCAAAAGCAGCAAATCCCCCTCATTGCCGCCACTAAAACGTTGCCCTCTGGCGGCTTCATATATATGGATAGTCGCCAACTGGCGCGCGACCTAAAAGGGGGGTTGGTGCAGCTCACCTTGAGGCAGCTCAAAGCGTTGAAACAGTGGGCCAGGGAGGAGGGAACTGTGCTGGCGGTGGGGGACGTGATTCCTGCGGCCTTTGCCTGGTGGAGCGGGTTGCCCTACGCCGTCATCGGCACGGCCAAGTCGGCTTATTATCTGCGAGATGAGCAAGGGCCACTGGCGGACTTGCCCTGGTATGCCGGGTGGGCGGGTTCGATGTATTTGCCGTGGGAGCGCTGGCTGATGAGTCGCGATCGCTGTCGGGCGGCGATCGTCCGCGATGAGTTGACTCGGGTAGAGTTGCAACAACTCGGGGTGCCCCAAGTCTTTGCCGGGAATCCGATGATGGATGGCCTGGCTGCCACTCCCCAACTAGTAGCGCTGCAACCGGAGAACCCGGAAAGCTTGACGGTGGCCTTGCTGCCAGGGTCGCGATCGCCCGAGGCCTATGACAACTGGCAAATTATCGTCACAGCGATGGATAGCGTATTGCGGCAGTTTGCTCCCCGTGCCATCCAGTTTTTGGGGGCGATCGCGCCTGCTCTCGATTTAACCCCATTGCGCTCAGCGTTAGCCGCCGCTCACTGGCAACCCGATCCCCAGCATCCCGAGACCCAATTCACCCAAGCGAACGGTCGAGTCATTTTGACCCAAACCGCCTATGCCGACTGTTTGCAGGCGGCGGATGCCGCGATCGCCATGGCCGGTACCGCCACTGAACAGTTTGTCGGCTTGGGCAAACCTGCCTTCATCACTCCGGGGGCTGGCCCCCAATTCAATCCCACTTTTGCCCAGCTACAAACCCGCTTACTCGGGCCGTCCGTGATTTTGGTGCCCTGTGCGGCAGATATCGGCAGCGCCCTGGCTGACGTTTTGGCTGATCGCGATCGCCTCGACACGATTCGCCACAATGGTCAACGCCGCATGGGGCCACCGGGAGCCGCCGCCGCGATCGCGCAAAGGCTGGCTGAGCAACTACTGCAACTGCCAGAGCCATCCACTGAGGCCACGGTTGCACCCACCGGCCCAGAGTCTGCTGAGGTATGA
- the dtd gene encoding D-aminoacyl-tRNA deacylase: MRVVVQRVQSSSVSVAGEIVGQIERGLNLLVGIAPTDTLTELAWMARKCLELRIFSAPESDRPDLSIQDIQGEILVISQFTLYGDCKKGRRPSFAQAAPPDQAEMLYEQFVEMLAQSGLVVEMGRFGATMQVDIVNDGPFTLLLEREATV; the protein is encoded by the coding sequence ATGCGTGTTGTCGTTCAGCGAGTGCAGTCCTCTAGTGTTTCGGTTGCCGGTGAAATTGTGGGGCAAATCGAACGCGGGCTGAACTTGCTTGTCGGCATTGCCCCCACCGACACCCTGACAGAACTCGCCTGGATGGCCCGCAAATGTTTGGAACTCAGGATCTTTTCGGCCCCGGAGAGCGATCGCCCCGACTTATCGATCCAAGACATTCAGGGCGAAATCCTCGTCATTAGCCAGTTCACCCTGTATGGCGACTGCAAAAAAGGTCGCCGCCCCTCCTTTGCCCAGGCCGCCCCGCCCGACCAAGCCGAAATGCTCTATGAACAGTTCGTCGAGATGCTGGCTCAAAGTGGTTTAGTGGTTGAAATGGGGCGATTTGGCGCGACGATGCAAGTCGATATCGTTAATGATGGCCCGTTTACCCTCCTGCTTGAGCGAGAAGCCACCGTTTAG
- a CDS encoding DUF4079 domain-containing protein has protein sequence MDIGPLEPFKPYLDFFHPLFMWVLLALSVYAMYLGFKIRQTRKAEGDAKKELIKGKFNIRHHQWGSALLALMVLGCIGGMGATYVSNGKLFVGPHLLVGLGMTGMIATSASLVPFMQKGNDAARSAHIALNVILVGLFGWQALTGMQIVQRLLEKFGS, from the coding sequence ATGGACATTGGCCCATTGGAACCGTTTAAGCCTTATTTAGACTTTTTTCACCCCCTCTTTATGTGGGTTTTGTTGGCCCTGAGTGTTTATGCCATGTACCTCGGGTTTAAAATTCGTCAAACCCGTAAGGCAGAAGGCGATGCCAAAAAAGAATTAATCAAGGGCAAATTTAATATTCGTCACCATCAGTGGGGCTCGGCATTGCTGGCTCTGATGGTGTTGGGCTGCATCGGCGGCATGGGGGCGACCTACGTCAGCAATGGCAAGTTATTTGTCGGCCCGCATTTGCTGGTGGGGCTGGGGATGACCGGCATGATCGCCACTTCGGCCTCGTTGGTGCCCTTTATGCAAAAGGGAAATGACGCAGCAAGATCCGCTCACATTGCCTTGAACGTGATTTTGGTCGGCTTATTTGGCTGGCAAGCACTTACGGGCATGCAGATTGTGCAGCGCCTGCTCGAAAAATTTGGTAGCTAG
- a CDS encoding leucine-rich repeat-containing protein kinase family protein, whose translation MATLEELQSGEMQGVKRLSLSDQLTQFPPEIFGLADGLEILDLSNNRLSALPDDLPRLHQLKVLFLNNNQFEAVPEVLAQCPQLSMISFKANQLKTLSETALPLQTRWLILTNNQLTTLPASLGQLSKLQKLMLAGNHLQALPEELATCHNLELIRLAANQLSVLPNWLLSLPRLAWLAYAGNPFCAEWGTASKQSQDLEPIEWGDLTLAEELGQGASGVIYRAVWQRQGTSQTVAVKVFKGDLTSDGSPLDEMQACMAAGSHPHLVSVLGQVVNHPEQKAGLVFPFIEADYKTLGGPPSLASCTRDTYAPETQFPLAVSLRIVSGIAAAVAHLHDCGILHGDLYAHNILSRTSGDSFLSDFGAAGFFDPTDLHLSSALARIEVRAFGCLLEDLLDRCPPPDLAAQGDRWQTLKHLQQACLSHQPSDRPTWRHLLETLDSLVIEP comes from the coding sequence ATGGCCACATTGGAAGAATTACAAAGCGGCGAAATGCAGGGCGTCAAACGTCTCAGCTTGTCCGATCAGCTCACCCAGTTTCCGCCAGAGATTTTTGGCTTGGCCGATGGTCTAGAGATTTTGGACCTGTCTAACAATCGTCTATCTGCACTGCCTGACGACTTGCCCCGGCTGCATCAGCTCAAGGTACTGTTTCTCAACAATAATCAGTTTGAGGCGGTGCCTGAAGTGCTGGCTCAATGTCCTCAACTTTCCATGATTAGCTTCAAGGCCAATCAGCTCAAGACTTTGAGCGAAACGGCCCTGCCGCTTCAGACCCGGTGGCTAATTCTCACAAATAACCAACTCACGACCTTGCCTGCCTCGCTGGGCCAACTGTCTAAACTACAAAAACTGATGTTGGCAGGTAACCACCTGCAAGCGCTGCCCGAAGAGTTAGCCACCTGCCACAACTTAGAATTGATTCGGCTGGCGGCCAATCAGTTATCGGTCTTGCCCAACTGGCTGTTGTCCTTGCCTCGCCTCGCCTGGTTGGCTTATGCGGGCAATCCCTTTTGTGCTGAGTGGGGCACCGCGTCAAAGCAGTCTCAGGATTTAGAGCCGATTGAGTGGGGCGATCTTACCCTGGCAGAAGAGTTAGGGCAGGGTGCCTCTGGCGTTATTTATCGAGCGGTTTGGCAACGCCAGGGCACCTCTCAGACTGTTGCCGTCAAGGTATTCAAAGGCGATCTCACGAGCGATGGCTCCCCCCTTGATGAAATGCAAGCCTGTATGGCCGCTGGGAGTCACCCTCATTTGGTGAGTGTCTTGGGGCAGGTGGTGAACCATCCAGAGCAAAAAGCGGGACTGGTTTTTCCGTTTATTGAGGCTGACTACAAAACCTTAGGCGGTCCACCGAGCTTGGCCAGTTGTACCCGTGACACGTATGCACCAGAGACTCAGTTTCCCTTAGCGGTGAGCCTCCGAATCGTTAGTGGTATTGCCGCTGCCGTGGCTCATTTGCATGATTGCGGCATTCTTCATGGTGATCTCTACGCGCACAACATTTTGTCGCGCACGAGTGGAGACAGTTTTTTGAGCGATTTTGGGGCGGCGGGATTTTTTGACCCCACCGATCTGCACCTCAGTTCGGCGTTGGCTCGCATTGAAGTTAGGGCATTTGGCTGTCTGTTAGAAGACCTGCTAGACCGTTGCCCCCCGCCCGATCTTGCCGCCCAGGGCGATCGCTGGCAAACTCTGAAACATTTGCAGCAAGCCTGTTTGTCTCATCAGCCTAGCGATCGCCCAACCTGGCGGCATCTGCTTGAGACCTTGGACAGCTTGGTAATTGAGCCATAA